From the Pseudodesulfovibrio indicus genome, the window CGCTGAATTCGATGGGGGGAAATCAATGACGCGGGATTTGTTTGACGACAAGCAGTTCCTGGCCAGCATAGCCTATGACGACGAGCTGGCCGTGGAGCTGATAGACGCTTTTCTCGAAGACGCGCCCAGGCGGGTACGCGATCTGGATGCGGCCCTGGAAGCGGGCCGGGCGGAGACGGCTGCCAAGCTCTCCCATTCCCTCAAGGGTATGTGCGGCGTGGTCCGTTCCGACAGCCTGTCCCGGCTGGCCCTGGAGATGGAATACGCGGGCCGGGAAGGGCGGCTCGATGCGCTGCGCGAGAAGTTCGTCAGGTTCACCGACGCTCTGGACCAGGTTGCCGGGCTGATGACCGCGTTCAAGCGGGAACACTGAACCGTTTTCCGCAACGAGAAAAGAAAAGGCCTGTCCGCCGACGGACAGGCCTTTTTTCGTTCGATGCGGAAGGGCTACTCGGCCTTCTTGTTCTCTGCTTCCGGGGCGGCGGCTTCGGGAGCTGCTTCGGCCGGAGCGGCGGCTTCCGGGGCGGCCTCGGCGGCGGGCTCGGGCCGGGTGAAGTCCAGCTGGATGCCGTTCATGGCGTTGACGATGTCCTTGGTGATGTCCACGGTCTCGCTGGAGGAGATGACGGACTGCTTGGACAGGATCAGGGTCAGCCCCTTCTCCTTGCGGTAGTTTTCCAGCACTTCATTGAACTTGCCGTCCACCATGGCGACGATGCGCTGCTGCTCGGCGGTCATGGTGTTCTGCAGCTCGCCCATGGCCAGCTTGTAGGCGGCCACGGTCTCTTCGTTCTGGTTCTCCTGCATGGCCTTGTACGCGGCCTCGGCCTTTTCCTGGAGGGGCTTGCCCATCTCCTGGAGGTAGGCCATGGCCTCGGTGGCGACCTTGTTGTCCTTGAAGGCGGCCGCCTCGTCCACGATGCCGATCTTGACCGAAGGCTCCTGGTTGCAGGCGCTCAGGCCAAGGACCAGGACGATGATGCCGATCAGGGGAAGAATCCGTTTCATAATGATATATCTCCGTTGGTTCGTTTGAAGTCGCTATGGGTCAAAGTCGCGCAAGCCTACGCGCGGGGCCGGTGTCTTGCAAGGGAAAGATCATTCGGCGCGCCCGGTTGAGGGTCGTGCCGCCCGGCGGCGGTTTTTGCCGGGGCGGAAGCAAGTTCCCTAATTTTTCCTTTGCGACCCGTTAAAAATATTGAGTTTTATAAACGGCACACACCTTGCTTAATCTTTCTCCGAGAAGGAGTCGGGAATTATTTGCCGGGAATGGGTCTCCCGGCGGGTTCCCGCTAGTCCGGCCAGGCCGGATCGGAGGAAGTATGAGTTTTGGAAGTATGTACGTGGGGGCCACCGGCGTGATCGCCCACAGTCAAGGCATGCAGGTGCTGGCCAACAACCTGGCCAACGTCAACACCATCGGCTATCGGCGCTCGGAGTTGCTCTTCGGCGATCTGATCAGCCAGCAGATGGGGTCGGGCGGCGCCCAATACGATTCGGGCGTGTTCCGCACCAGCCAGATCGGCAAGGGCGTCGGGGTATCGACCATCCGGCCCTCCTTCAACGAGGGGTCGCTGGAGAACACCAACGCGGTCACCGACCTGGCCCTTTCCGGCGAAGGATTTTTCGGGGTCAGCGATCCCTCCATGGGGGGCACGGGCGCGACGCATTACACCCGCGCGGGGTCCTTCCGTTTCAACAACGATGCCTATCTCGTGGACGCGGCGGGCTTCCGGCTCCAGGGTTACGCCTACGACCAGGAGACCGGCCAGTGGGACACCGCCGTGTCCGACATCCGGCTGCCCTACGAAGACGTGATCGTCGACGGCGAGACGGCCCGCGTGGTCCGGTCCGAGCCGGTGGCCACCAACTCGGTGGAAGTGGTCGCCAACCTCGACCATTCGGCCACGGAGGTCTTCTCCAGCACCGACAACCCGTTTTTCTCCATGCTCGAGGCGTACAACGGCTCCCAGAGCAACGCGGCCACGCCGTTCGGCGACACGGAACCCCAGTACTCCACCGCCATGGACGTGTTCGACGCCGAGGGCAACAGCTACGAGATGACCGTCTATTACGATCCGGTCAACCCCGACACCCTGTCCAACGCCGTACCCGGCTACAGCTATTGGGAATACGTCATCGCCATGCCCGGCGACGCCGACGGCTCGGCGGCCTACGGGACTTCGGGCGCGGGGCTCGCCGGTATGGGCGTCCTGACCTTCAACTCGCGCGGCGCGCTGGTCAACCAGTCCGCCTTCAGCCTGGATCCGTCCGCCTCCGGCGACCCCAAGGATCTGGCATCATGGGTCCCGGCCACCTTTGACGAGGAGGGGCTGCCGCAGTTCAACTTCACCTTCGGCGCCGACGGACAGTCCACGGGCGAGGTGAGCACCATCGGATACGACTTCGGGGTCAACTCCCAGAGCTCGTCCTGGCGCAGCCACGGCACCGGATCGGCGGCCACCCTGGGCACCGACGCCGACCTCCTGCCCGAAATGGCCGACATGGACCGCGACGCGCGGGTGACGACCAGTTTCGCCCAGCCGTCCTTCACCGGCTACTACAACCAGGACGGCTACACCTGGGGCTATCTCAACTACCTCAGCGTGGACGAGGAGGGCATCCTCAGCGGCCATTTCTCCAACGGCCAGACCGAGGAGCTGTACCAGGTGGGCGTCTACAAGTTCAACAGCCCCTGGGGGCTGTCCCGGGACGGGCATACCAATTTCGTGGCCACCGAGGCTTCGGGCGGGGCCATCGAGGGCGTGGCCGGGGACCGTGGCCGGGGAACCATCAACCAGAATTCCCTGGAGTCGTCCAACGTGGACATGGCCGATGAATTCTCCAACATGATCGTCACCCAGCGCGGCTACCAGGCCAACACCAAGGTCATCACCACCGCCGACACGATGCTGAACACCCTCATCTCGGTGAAGCGGTAGGCCGAATCCCCAAGCGGAACGCGGGGCGCTGTCCGGATATCCGGGCAGCGCCCCTTTTTTGGCTATGGTGTCCCCATGATCCCGTGCGGGTCAAAGACCGAATGCATGTTTTCGCCCGGAATCACGGGGCAATGACTGTTAATCGCCGGGGTCGCGATTCGAGTCCGTGTCCGCGCGGGACTCCCGAACGGTCATGCGTCATGCCGCTGCGGGCGATCGGAACGGACCCTCCCGATTAATACTTTACGCAGACTAACCAGCCGGTTTAAATCCCAGTTAACCTGGAAGGAGCGTAATACGATGGCGTACACGATTACCTGGCGAGCCGCGGGCGTGGTCTGGACATTCCATGGCCTGCTCACCAACGAGGATGTCATACAGGCCAACCTCGATATCTATGGAGATCGGCGGTTTGACGACTTGAGCTATCAGATTGTCGACATAACCAGGGTCGAACGGTTCGAGGCGTCCCCGGAAGCCATGGAGGAGGCCGCGTCCATGGATGAGGCCGCTTCCCTCCACAACGCGCATCTGATGGTCGCCGTCGTTGCCGACTCGGCAGCCGCCCTTGAGGTGGCACAGCAATATGAATCGGCCATGAAAATGTCTCCATGGAGAATCGAAATATTCCGCTCCATGGAAGACGCGGAGAATTGGGTTGGCTTCCTCGCCGGGTGAGCCGTGCAGCGTTGTCGAATCGACATGCGAACATTCGCGGATTTTGCCGGGCCGTCTGTCAAGGACGGCCCTTTTCGCGCCCTTCCTTGAATTCCCGAGGCAAAACGGATAGTCAGGTCCTGTTCGACAACCAAGGAGTCCCTGTGACGGATACGAGCGAGACCCGCACCCCGGAAGAGATCCTGGCCCTGGTCCGGGAGGTGGAGCAGGAGGCCCCCGGCGGGGCCGAAACCCTGTTCATGGCCGCCATGCTGGCCGACGCCTCCCTGCCCTACGACTTTGCCCTGTCCGTTGAC encodes:
- a CDS encoding Hpt domain-containing protein, with protein sequence MTRDLFDDKQFLASIAYDDELAVELIDAFLEDAPRRVRDLDAALEAGRAETAAKLSHSLKGMCGVVRSDSLSRLALEMEYAGREGRLDALREKFVRFTDALDQVAGLMTAFKREH
- a CDS encoding OmpH family outer membrane protein, giving the protein MKRILPLIGIIVLVLGLSACNQEPSVKIGIVDEAAAFKDNKVATEAMAYLQEMGKPLQEKAEAAYKAMQENQNEETVAAYKLAMGELQNTMTAEQQRIVAMVDGKFNEVLENYRKEKGLTLILSKQSVISSSETVDITKDIVNAMNGIQLDFTRPEPAAEAAPEAAAPAEAAPEAAAPEAENKKAE
- a CDS encoding flagellar hook protein FlgE, coding for MSFGSMYVGATGVIAHSQGMQVLANNLANVNTIGYRRSELLFGDLISQQMGSGGAQYDSGVFRTSQIGKGVGVSTIRPSFNEGSLENTNAVTDLALSGEGFFGVSDPSMGGTGATHYTRAGSFRFNNDAYLVDAAGFRLQGYAYDQETGQWDTAVSDIRLPYEDVIVDGETARVVRSEPVATNSVEVVANLDHSATEVFSSTDNPFFSMLEAYNGSQSNAATPFGDTEPQYSTAMDVFDAEGNSYEMTVYYDPVNPDTLSNAVPGYSYWEYVIAMPGDADGSAAYGTSGAGLAGMGVLTFNSRGALVNQSAFSLDPSASGDPKDLASWVPATFDEEGLPQFNFTFGADGQSTGEVSTIGYDFGVNSQSSSWRSHGTGSAATLGTDADLLPEMADMDRDARVTTSFAQPSFTGYYNQDGYTWGYLNYLSVDEEGILSGHFSNGQTEELYQVGVYKFNSPWGLSRDGHTNFVATEASGGAIEGVAGDRGRGTINQNSLESSNVDMADEFSNMIVTQRGYQANTKVITTADTMLNTLISVKR